In Anomaloglossus baeobatrachus isolate aAnoBae1 unplaced genomic scaffold, aAnoBae1.hap1 Scaffold_5019, whole genome shotgun sequence, one DNA window encodes the following:
- the LOC142282241 gene encoding Krueppel-like factor 12, giving the protein MEAVPLLLNNVKAEPPEDLLATDHFQTQTEPVDLSINKARSSPRGVSSSPLSITTSVASPSSNSSSSSSRPASSPTVITTVPSTASVPTVLTPGPLVASASGVGGQQFLHIIHPVPPSSPMNLQSTKLSHVHRIPVVVQSVPVVYTAVRSPGSMNSTIVVPLLEDGRSHLKDSRRREARELGSDIAGIHAECALCSEQSRLVPFSELLIAPHLKKDVALTFDTHCTPIWRYKENCSLGELGLLMLFLVFQHSTTGFTKIFLHHLTMAIEQSMYEHNYSV; this is encoded by the exons ATGGAAGCTGTCCCCCTCCTCCTCAACAATGTGAAAGCAGAGCCTCCCGAGGATTTATTAGCCACCGATCATTTTCAAACACAAACCGAACCAGTGGACTTATCGATAAACAAGGCTAGATCCTCACCGAGAGGTGTGtcatcttctcctctgtccattacCACTTCAGTTGCCTCACCTTCTTCGAATTCTTCATCTTCATCCAGCCGTCCAGCTTCTTCACCAACAGTGATAACCACTGTACCGTCCACAGCATCTGTGCCAACAGTATTGACTCCAGGGCCTCTTGTGGCTTCAGCGTCTGGAGTTGGCGGACAGCAGTTTTTGCACATCATTCACCCCGTCCCACCTTCTAGTCCTATGAACTTGCAGTCTACCAAACTGAGTCATGTTCACAGAATACCAGTTGTCGTACAGTCTGTTCCTGTTGTGTATACGGCAGTGAGGTCCCCAGGGAGTATGAATTCTACCATTGTGGTACCTCTGTTAGAGGATGGAAGAAGCCATCTTAAAG ACAGCCGTAGAAGAGAAGCCCGAGAGTTGGGATCTGACATAGCAGGGATTCATGCAGAATGTGCTTTGTGCTCTGAACAATCCAGATTGGTTCCATTTAGTGAACTGCTGATTGCTCCCCATCTAAAGAAGGATGTAGCCCTGACCTTCGATACCCACTGTACACCAATCTGGCGGTATAAAGAAAACTGCAGTCTTGGGGAACTTGGACTTCTCATGCTATTCTTAGTCTTTCAGCACAGTACTACTGGGTTCACAAAGATCTTTCTGCACCATTTGACGATGGCTATTGAACAGTCTATGTATGAGCACAATTACAGTGTTTAA